A stretch of bacterium DNA encodes these proteins:
- a CDS encoding OmpH family outer membrane protein: protein MRVLILALAAVLSFITVSSAQTVKIGYVKVDVLLHEFSDFNNAQVTLQTEAQKWQAELEKYQKDLNTLQENYRQKASLVSPEKQREMQAEMMQKNQEAQKYQQDIFGPDGVAEKRKNSLMQPINDKVNRAIEAVGARDKYTILLNAESLLYAADGIDATDDVLKVLQSGAAAPAAGAAKSATTKTGAPAGAGPRR from the coding sequence TTGCGTGTTCTTATTCTGGCTCTGGCGGCGGTTTTGTCTTTCATCACGGTGTCTTCGGCGCAGACGGTAAAAATAGGGTATGTAAAAGTGGATGTGCTGCTGCATGAATTTTCCGATTTCAACAATGCCCAGGTGACTTTACAGACCGAGGCGCAGAAATGGCAGGCCGAGCTGGAAAAATACCAGAAGGATCTTAACACCCTGCAGGAGAATTACCGTCAGAAAGCCTCGCTCGTAAGCCCGGAGAAACAGCGTGAGATGCAGGCCGAAATGATGCAGAAAAACCAGGAAGCCCAGAAGTACCAGCAGGATATTTTCGGGCCGGACGGCGTGGCGGAAAAGCGCAAGAACTCGTTGATGCAGCCGATCAACGACAAGGTCAACCGGGCGATAGAGGCCGTGGGCGCGCGCGACAAGTACACCATCCTCCTGAACGCCGAAAGCCTTCTGTACGCCGCGGATGGGATTGACGCCACGGATGACGTGCTGAAAGTGCTGCAGTCCGGGGCCGCCGCTCCCGCCGCCGGCGCCGCCAAGAGCGCGACCACCAAGACCGGCGCCCCCGCCGGGGCCGGGCCCCGCCGCTGA